The following proteins are co-located in the Cydia fagiglandana chromosome 2, ilCydFagi1.1, whole genome shotgun sequence genome:
- the LOC134677134 gene encoding beta-1,3-galactosyltransferase 5-like, whose translation MGVLGALGVRRAPAAALLALAALLLLLLARLPPGAPQRRPPPAPRPAAPSALPTQLNRTAVPAHSTPNSTAQQSPASEAQPPQPPPDKTDLVKGKKASAGKEKKPQTEGPLPPGAVLTRDLYVAGHTRPHPELCPALGARLRLVILVSSAPSHAAAREAVRLTWGHAAQRTDVALGFVLGASPSQYRAALDREDALYGDIIEGRSVDSYSNLTLKTLSMLEWVDTYCPRAPRLLKTDDDMFINVNKLLLFAEAPGRRNATNTVWGKVARRSRPARAPRSKYFVPPAQYPGSVFPDFATGPAYLVTADAVPRLLRAAPAARYLRLEDVFVTGVLASRLGVRRVHAPEFYNKKVAPHPCAVQRGVAIHMVRYHEQFDLWRKLLDGKTKCAS comes from the coding sequence ATGGGCGTGCTGGGCGCGCTGGGCGTGCggcgcgcgcccgccgccgcgctgcTGGCGCTAGCcgcgctgctgctgctgctgctggcgCGCTTGCCGCCGGGCGCGCCCcagcgccgcccgccgcctgcGCCGCGGCCGGCCGCGCCCTCCGCGCTGCCGACTCAGCTCAACCGCACCGCCGTGCCCGCACACTCGACCCCCAACTCTACTGCGCAACAATCGCCGGCTTCCGAAGCGCAACCGCCTCAACCTCCGCCCGATAAAACTGACCTCGTGAAAGGGAAAAAGGCATCCGCCGGAAAAGAGAAGAAACCTCAAACCGAGGGCCCGCTCCCGCCGGGCGCGGTGCTAACCCGCGATCTGTACGTAGCGGGGCACACGCGGCCGCACCCCGAGCTGTGCCCCGCGCTGGGCGCGCGACTGAGGCTCGTGATCTTGGTGTCGTCCGCCCCGTCGCACGCGGCGGCGCGCGAGGCGGTGCGGCTCACGTGGGGGCACGCGGCGCAGCGCACCGACGTGGCGCTGGGATTCGTGCTGGGCGCATCGCCGTCGCAGTACCGTGCGGCCCTGGACCGGGAGGACGCGCTTTACGGCGACATCATCGAGGGCCGCTCCGTCGACAGCTACTCGAACCTGACGCTTAAGACACTGTCGATGCTCGAGTGGGTCGACACGTAttgcccgcgcgcgccgcggctGCTCAAGACGGACGACGACATGTTCATCAACGTGAACAAGCTGTTGCTCTTCGCGGAAGCGCCCGGACGACGGAACGCCACCAATACCGTGTGGGGCAAAGTAGCGCGGCGCTCGCGACCGGCCCGGGCGCCGCGCTCCAAGTATTTCGTGCCGCCGGCGCAGTACCCGGGCAGCGTGTTCCCGGACTTCGCGACGGGCCCCGCGTACTTAGTGACGGCGGACGCGGTGCCGCGGCTGCTGCGCGCGGCGCCGGCAGCGCGCTACCTGCGGCTGGAGGACGTGTTCGTGACGGGCGTGCTGGCCTCGCGGCTCGGCGTGCGCCGCGTGCACGCTCCAGAGTTCTACAACAAGAAGGTAGCGCCGCACCCGTGCGCCGTGCAGCGCGGCGTCGCCATCCACATGGTGCGCTACCACGAGCAGTTCGACCTGTGGCGCAAGCTGCTCGACGGCAAGACCAAGTGCGCCAGCTAG